Proteins from a single region of Acidianus ambivalens:
- a CDS encoding ParB N-terminal domain-containing protein, which yields MTVANITPELIKINQIITHEDIDIVNLNKVIDCIRKTKEINPIIIDEETFMVIDGHHRFYAMKLLGFSKIPAYLINYRKDYVKVNKWFRKIVFSKGSNVDKILSLIIPDTEGKVCINFFSRKFCSNSEYTLYWKLNIIEKYLLSIGVNVIKNPKEGIEPPYLDKEYVLSIAKKGLRFPPKTTRHSYEFIIPSYRISLNEFV from the coding sequence ATGACTGTTGCGAATATTACTCCAGAATTAATAAAAATAAACCAAATAATAACTCATGAAGATATAGATATTGTTAACCTAAACAAGGTAATTGACTGTATTAGGAAAACTAAGGAAATTAATCCCATAATAATTGATGAAGAAACGTTCATGGTAATCGACGGTCACCATAGATTTTATGCAATGAAATTATTGGGATTTTCAAAAATACCTGCATATTTAATCAACTATAGAAAGGATTATGTAAAAGTAAATAAATGGTTTAGAAAAATAGTATTCAGTAAAGGAAGTAATGTAGATAAAATACTCTCGTTGATTATACCAGATACTGAAGGAAAGGTTTGTATTAACTTTTTCTCTAGAAAATTCTGTTCTAATTCAGAATATACTCTATACTGGAAATTAAACATAATAGAGAAATATTTATTATCAATTGGAGTAAATGTAATAAAGAATCCCAAAGAGGGAATAGAACCGCCCTATTTAGATAAAGAATATGTATTAAGTATTGCTAAGAAAGGATTAAGATTCCCGCCAAAAACGACAAGACATAGCTATGAATTTATTATCCCGAGTTATAGAATTTCATTGAATGAATTCGTTTAG
- a CDS encoding NAD(P)/FAD-dependent oxidoreductase, with protein MIFILGSGYAGLNAYYNIRGTEKIILSRENKFVFYTAYLRNLIKNTKYEVSLNFVRKEDVKDVDISNLEIKTDKGEYKADKIIIALGCKRPNLEYIMKRINNKNVKENICITAEDEYDDYLALQITLYSKIAGKNVRYHGNFLSYLGNKVANVVSELTQKYIKTCEEPNLIIEKCVPPEFTGLLSVNSYLGVKKNVYAIGDIIKGWPKLGELAMREGIYVGKKISGKLEGEFEPIYIHIVDTGREGIHIRSKVPWGINYQEVKVSKIRSLMKRFIEKYYIWRKGNMGFLYYL; from the coding sequence GTGATATTCATACTAGGTTCTGGATATGCGGGATTAAATGCATATTACAATATAAGAGGAACAGAGAAAATAATTCTTTCTCGTGAGAATAAATTCGTTTTCTATACAGCATATCTTAGAAATCTGATAAAGAATACGAAATATGAGGTTAGTTTAAATTTTGTCCGAAAAGAAGATGTAAAAGACGTGGATATTTCAAATTTAGAAATAAAAACTGACAAAGGTGAATACAAGGCTGATAAGATAATTATTGCTTTAGGTTGCAAAAGACCTAATTTAGAATATATAATGAAGAGAATAAATAATAAAAATGTAAAAGAAAATATTTGTATAACGGCCGAAGACGAGTACGACGATTATTTGGCTCTGCAGATAACACTGTATTCAAAAATTGCCGGAAAGAACGTGAGATATCATGGCAACTTCTTATCTTATCTAGGCAATAAAGTAGCCAACGTAGTAAGTGAATTAACCCAAAAATACATTAAAACTTGCGAAGAACCTAACCTCATTATCGAAAAATGCGTTCCTCCAGAGTTTACCGGCTTGCTAAGTGTTAATAGTTATCTTGGGGTTAAGAAAAACGTTTATGCAATAGGAGATATTATCAAAGGTTGGCCGAAATTAGGAGAGTTGGCAATGAGAGAAGGAATATATGTTGGTAAAAAAATATCTGGAAAACTTGAGGGAGAATTTGAACCAATTTATATTCACATAGTTGATACTGGAAGAGAAGGAATTCATATAAGATCAAAAGTTCCTTGGGGAATTAATTATCAAGAAGTTAAAGTTTCTAAAATTAGGTCATTGATGAAGAGATTCATAGAAAAATATTATATTTGGAGGAAAGGTAACATGGGATTTCTTTATTATTTATAG
- a CDS encoding glycosyltransferase, translating to MNSFSVITQIIVFVIPSLILLYQYIFFKLGYNRIDVIDANPRDLPLLSIIVPTKGERPELIQGLLDNLAEVDWDKSKMEVIIVSDDSPEYFEEMKEKIIPPQGLEVRMYRRDKKLGFKSGALAYGFERSRGDLILTLDVDARVRKDSIKKAYLHMLQFGCDAVTMKWIGYSHNGYSLLAKGIMVSTIIADNSILRGRDRANLKVFPVGCGTMFKRSAIEEVGPWDYNMIQDDLEIGARLINRGKRICSSDSIVFVEVPDNLLAFYIQQTRWAMGSIEVLTRRFKQIITSKANILQKIDALLFLLQYVPIALTFIAALLISVYSFLDKGDPLNSIPLFTLWAIALGIYAYNFIKVARDSGIKLIEALRSLGKISAYTVSISPFITLSIFSAFKKSRNYIITPKGKAGKTKIVYIILAFGVLFLSASINYLLHQEFISGLWLLYYSLAYIFTFSSYKQEIK from the coding sequence ATGAATTCGTTTAGCGTTATAACGCAGATAATAGTATTTGTAATACCTTCATTAATTCTATTATATCAATATATATTCTTTAAACTAGGATATAATAGAATAGACGTCATAGATGCAAATCCTAGAGACTTACCTTTGCTTTCAATTATAGTTCCTACAAAAGGCGAGAGACCGGAATTAATACAAGGACTCCTAGATAATTTAGCAGAAGTAGATTGGGATAAGAGTAAGATGGAAGTAATAATAGTATCAGACGATAGCCCAGAATATTTTGAGGAAATGAAAGAGAAAATAATTCCGCCACAAGGATTAGAAGTTAGAATGTATAGAAGGGATAAAAAATTAGGTTTTAAGAGCGGCGCTTTAGCTTATGGATTTGAAAGAAGTAGAGGAGACTTAATATTAACTTTAGATGTAGATGCGAGAGTAAGAAAAGATTCTATCAAAAAAGCTTACCTTCACATGTTACAATTTGGATGCGACGCAGTTACAATGAAATGGATAGGATATTCACATAATGGTTACTCGCTTTTGGCTAAGGGTATAATGGTATCTACTATAATTGCAGACAACTCTATTCTTAGAGGAAGAGATAGAGCAAATTTAAAGGTATTTCCTGTAGGATGCGGAACAATGTTTAAGAGAAGTGCAATAGAAGAAGTAGGCCCTTGGGACTATAACATGATTCAGGATGATTTAGAAATAGGAGCTAGACTTATAAATCGTGGAAAAAGGATATGCTCCTCTGACTCTATAGTATTTGTCGAAGTTCCAGATAATTTACTAGCCTTTTACATTCAACAGACCAGATGGGCAATGGGAAGCATAGAAGTTCTAACTAGAAGATTTAAACAAATAATAACTAGCAAAGCTAATATATTACAGAAAATAGACGCATTACTGTTTCTTCTCCAATACGTACCTATTGCATTAACTTTCATTGCAGCATTGCTTATCTCAGTTTATTCCTTTTTAGATAAAGGGGATCCATTAAATTCTATTCCGCTCTTTACTCTGTGGGCTATAGCACTTGGAATATATGCATACAATTTCATTAAAGTAGCTAGAGATTCTGGGATTAAATTAATTGAAGCGTTAAGATCATTAGGTAAGATCTCTGCCTATACTGTTTCAATATCTCCATTTATTACCTTATCCATATTTAGTGCATTTAAAAAGTCAAGAAATTATATTATAACTCCTAAAGGAAAAGCCGGAAAAACAAAAATAGTATACATAATACTAGCCTTCGGCGTGTTATTCCTCTCTGCTTCAATAAATTATTTACTTCATCAAGAATTCATATCTGGCTTGTGGCTTCTTTACTATTCTTTAGCTTATATTTTTACATTCTCTTCATATAAACAAGAAATTAAATAG
- the upsX gene encoding protein UpsX, producing the protein MKIPNYKYISRIFIPEGVNYTLENIENTIYLKTDSIRQPEIILFPEVNIGKDPWMIQKSNKLIQIDGKEEVLEESHGDFLGVTYINIEGVIEKVLQIRENEFIFNGNKYNKFLKFFNTYILENNRKITLIYDNMEIDRDKPKYYIVNKNGISLVYDGYTEIISKSGSLTINEEKILLGRYGNRSIFQGIDGKILLEEDVIGFCENKAELLGVINNGIVISCGDKVKYFSDGIWQEIEINANPFLSFVNSNFIILTADSHTLVYDKNLFLIYKFLSSGASATTRYIVLFRNPFVGVVDSLDDEDVIRTEKNVLDTSSPIKILIRKNYDIEYQNVIEVIRRDINSKYYEVEVEPKLLGDYEAKFKLISPFFSLNANIPIISEKPKIYAKGSIIRTNGEVLGTKMNSYLNLTINTKIITNIPYVIRIRFRDKLFDFTFNEKEVNKELKIPINIFDKKDSNEIIKIEIIRNNVIQSSMEFLVPIIFVEPPKEWKSKIVDRGDYIVKILYARKGDISWTKICHYPKHKKAILIKENSKEGIKISGDKVIVNLKNPIENLYYTINYPYLVLIPKMKYYYPIEVFYGTHSYRGLPERIIFPLDPAYDEVFIRIYIGNKTIKRTYKIPKEVYFKVAANSKSKLEELLKSFGIV; encoded by the coding sequence GTGAAAATTCCTAATTATAAGTACATTTCAAGAATATTTATCCCTGAAGGAGTAAATTATACTTTAGAGAACATTGAGAATACAATCTATTTGAAAACAGATTCAATAAGACAGCCAGAGATCATTCTTTTCCCTGAAGTAAATATAGGAAAAGATCCATGGATGATTCAAAAAAGTAATAAGTTAATTCAAATAGACGGAAAAGAAGAAGTACTAGAAGAAAGCCATGGAGATTTTCTAGGCGTTACTTATATTAATATTGAAGGAGTAATAGAAAAGGTTTTACAAATAAGGGAAAATGAGTTTATTTTTAATGGAAATAAATATAATAAATTCCTAAAATTTTTTAATACTTATATCTTGGAAAATAATAGGAAAATAACTTTAATATATGATAATATGGAAATTGATAGAGATAAGCCAAAATATTACATAGTAAATAAAAATGGGATCTCGCTAGTTTATGATGGTTATACTGAGATAATATCAAAGTCAGGATCCTTAACAATAAATGAAGAGAAAATTCTCTTAGGTAGATATGGCAATAGATCAATCTTCCAAGGTATCGATGGTAAAATATTACTTGAGGAAGACGTGATAGGTTTCTGCGAAAATAAGGCAGAGCTTTTAGGAGTTATTAATAACGGAATAGTTATATCCTGTGGTGATAAAGTAAAATATTTCAGCGACGGAATATGGCAGGAAATTGAAATTAACGCTAATCCGTTCTTGAGTTTTGTAAATTCTAATTTTATTATATTAACTGCAGACAGTCACACATTAGTTTACGATAAAAATCTTTTTTTAATATATAAATTCCTCAGTTCTGGAGCCAGCGCAACTACTAGATATATAGTTTTATTCAGAAACCCCTTTGTCGGAGTAGTAGATAGCCTAGACGATGAAGATGTAATAAGGACTGAGAAAAATGTGCTAGATACTTCTTCGCCGATAAAAATCCTTATAAGAAAAAACTATGATATAGAATATCAAAATGTAATAGAAGTTATTAGAAGAGATATAAATTCAAAATATTACGAAGTTGAAGTAGAACCAAAATTATTGGGAGATTATGAGGCTAAATTTAAATTAATATCACCATTCTTCTCATTAAATGCTAATATACCAATTATAAGCGAAAAACCTAAAATATATGCCAAGGGTTCTATTATAAGGACTAATGGAGAAGTTCTAGGAACTAAAATGAATTCATATCTAAATCTGACTATTAATACTAAAATAATAACAAATATACCTTATGTAATTAGAATAAGGTTTAGAGATAAATTATTTGATTTCACATTCAATGAAAAAGAAGTTAATAAAGAGCTTAAAATTCCTATCAATATATTTGATAAAAAAGACTCAAATGAAATCATTAAAATAGAAATAATAAGAAATAACGTAATACAAAGCTCCATGGAATTCCTTGTTCCTATAATTTTTGTAGAACCTCCTAAGGAGTGGAAATCAAAAATTGTGGACCGTGGCGACTATATAGTGAAAATATTATACGCTCGTAAGGGAGACATTTCTTGGACTAAAATTTGCCATTATCCAAAGCACAAAAAGGCAATATTAATTAAAGAAAACTCAAAAGAGGGCATAAAGATTTCTGGAGATAAAGTAATTGTAAATTTAAAAAACCCTATAGAAAACTTATATTACACAATAAATTATCCATATTTAGTTTTAATACCAAAAATGAAATATTATTACCCTATAGAAGTTTTCTACGGAACACATAGTTATAGAGGTCTTCCCGAAAGGATAATATTCCCATTAGACCCAGCGTATGATGAAGTTTTCATTAGGATCTACATTGGGAATAAAACAATAAAGAGAACATATAAAATTCCTAAAGAGGTATATTTCAAGGTTGCAGCGAACTCAAAGAGTAAGTTAGAAGAATTGCTCAAAAGTTTTGGTATAGTCTGA
- a CDS encoding RsmB/NOP family class I SAM-dependent RNA methyltransferase, with amino-acid sequence MPVAFKKTKEIKKVKGINYDELYEISRLLLLSYNSLKGKRSKKVDQFLQGNYEILLPSWAREELSRYLDVKSLEKSLRIKNTWVRINTLKVDVDKVLKSLENQGVSFEVDNDVYYLIKVENESRLKKTKEFANFEIIIQDKASVLTVESLEVENNDKIIDLSSAPGTKASQIMQLGENTVELFIADVDINRLKREVDLLKKMGVNMNKVHIIHQDSASNSMLRSDKVLLDAPCSSSGMISNEPAIMVNLTREKVIYYSQLQKKMIDEARKIIDADYIIYSVCSLFPEEGEEHFLNLKTEKPKIVGERPYIDNVNGIRLFPHINLTEGFFITKILLQ; translated from the coding sequence TTGCCTGTTGCTTTCAAGAAAACTAAAGAGATTAAGAAAGTTAAGGGAATTAATTACGACGAGTTATATGAAATATCTAGGCTACTCCTACTTTCATATAATTCTCTAAAAGGTAAAAGGTCTAAAAAAGTAGATCAGTTTTTACAAGGTAATTACGAAATTCTATTACCTTCATGGGCTAGGGAAGAGTTGTCAAGATATCTAGATGTGAAATCTTTAGAAAAATCTTTGAGAATAAAAAATACGTGGGTTAGGATAAATACCTTAAAGGTTGACGTTGATAAGGTTTTAAAATCATTAGAGAATCAAGGAGTTAGTTTTGAGGTTGATAATGACGTTTATTATTTGATTAAAGTTGAAAACGAGAGTAGACTGAAAAAGACTAAGGAGTTTGCAAATTTTGAGATTATTATTCAAGATAAGGCTAGCGTATTAACCGTTGAGAGTTTAGAAGTTGAAAATAATGATAAAATTATAGATTTATCTTCAGCTCCAGGTACTAAAGCGTCACAAATTATGCAACTAGGTGAGAATACAGTTGAATTATTTATAGCTGATGTTGATATAAATAGGCTAAAAAGAGAGGTAGATCTGCTTAAAAAAATGGGAGTTAATATGAATAAAGTTCATATTATACACCAAGATTCTGCTAGTAACTCGATGCTAAGATCTGATAAGGTACTACTTGACGCACCTTGCTCTTCTTCTGGAATGATTTCTAATGAGCCAGCAATAATGGTTAACCTTACGAGAGAAAAGGTAATATATTACTCTCAGCTTCAAAAGAAAATGATAGATGAAGCAAGAAAAATTATTGACGCTGATTATATAATTTACTCGGTATGTTCTTTATTCCCTGAGGAAGGAGAGGAACACTTTCTAAACCTTAAAACTGAGAAACCAAAAATAGTTGGTGAAAGACCTTACATCGATAACGTTAATGGAATAAGATTATTCCCTCATATCAACTTGACTGAAGGATTTTTCATAACTAAAATACTTTTGCAGTAG
- a CDS encoding endonuclease III domain-containing protein, which yields MKCTGKEIIERLRKAYKRDPKEYVAYDVWINFKDPFKVLIATLLSQNSTDKGTYKAFYTLEEKIGVTPDNLIKANLDDIASCIRNIGIYRIKAERIKELSKIVKEKYNGDLNKILDKAPQEAREELLSLPGIGEKTADVVLLTCKGYPYFPVDTHIKRISQRLGIASGSYEQISASLMRLFDPKDYLEAHHLLIAHGRNVCKAKNPLCEKCVLNDCCEYYSRINKNKPNNNS from the coding sequence GTGAAGTGTACTGGAAAAGAAATCATTGAAAGACTAAGAAAGGCTTATAAGAGAGACCCTAAGGAATATGTTGCTTACGACGTATGGATAAACTTTAAGGATCCATTTAAAGTTCTTATAGCAACTTTACTTTCTCAGAATTCTACAGATAAAGGAACTTATAAGGCATTCTATACATTGGAGGAAAAAATAGGAGTAACTCCGGATAATTTGATTAAAGCCAATCTAGACGATATCGCATCATGTATAAGAAATATTGGAATTTACAGAATTAAAGCAGAAAGAATAAAAGAACTTTCAAAAATTGTAAAAGAAAAATATAATGGTGATTTAAATAAAATTCTAGATAAAGCTCCACAGGAAGCTAGAGAAGAATTATTATCCCTCCCTGGTATAGGAGAAAAAACTGCTGATGTTGTACTGTTAACTTGTAAGGGATATCCATACTTCCCAGTTGATACACATATAAAGAGAATATCTCAAAGACTGGGAATAGCTTCGGGAAGTTATGAACAAATTTCTGCTTCCCTTATGAGACTTTTTGACCCTAAGGATTACTTAGAGGCGCATCATTTATTAATAGCTCACGGAAGAAATGTTTGCAAGGCAAAAAATCCTTTATGTGAGAAGTGTGTACTAAATGACTGTTGCGAATATTACTCCAGAATTAATAAAAATAAACCAAATAATAACTCATGA